TCCCTCTGGAAGGATGATACCGGAAGCCAGAAACGTTCGAACGAAACGACAAGCCAAACCGGACACTATTTCCTTTCGACTGAAAAGGATGACGAAGATTTTCTCATCTCCAACGACAGTAACTCTTCATCGTGCGGGCCCGGTTCGAATGTTTGCAATCATATCGTGCTGGTGGGACCACCGGGATGTGGCAAAACATCGAACGTGTATGCCGTAGCGAACGAGATGAACTTTAACGTGCTCGAACTGAATGCCAGCAGTCGACGGAAAGGCAAAATCATTCTGCAGGAACTGTTGGAAGCGACCCAGAGCCACCAGGTGCGacaaaaaaccgaacgatCCAATTCGACCGATGGAATGCTGGTAAATGGGGCCGCCCACCAGAAGGGACGTAAAAAGAATGGTCTAAGCGGTTTGTTTAGCTGTCTCGAACGAAGGCCATCGTGTACCGAAAGCAATGGGAATGGGTCGAAAAAAATGTCCCTCATACTGATCGAAGATGCGGACATTGTGTTCGAGCAGGATGATGGATTTCTGGCGGCAATTAATTCCCTGATTGCGACCTCGAAGCGTCCGATCGTGCTGACCACCACGAACCCATCCTGCACCCATATGGCCCGTTACATGGCACGCAACAATGTCATCCGTTACGTTGCGCCGGGTATTGGGAATGTGGCCAAATTCTTCTCATTGCTTGCACTGGTCGAACGGATACCGATCGATCAGCACGATATCGGACGATTGTACGCCCACAATGGCAAGGATATGCGGAAAACGTTGAACGAGCTTCAGTTTTTCATCCAAAGCGGGGGCGATATGGAACGCTTTCCGTCTGCCGCGGACGACCGGAACGATCTGCACGCCGCGGACAGGGAAGAATTTAACGGCCAGACACTTAATGAAACGCGCGAGGAAGATGACGATGGTGAACAGATGGGTGGTGAAGATTCACCGCAAAGATCGTCCGGGCGTAAGAAGGTATCGAAAACTGTCCAAAAGACACGATTGGCAAAGCGCCATCACGGTACACTGTACGAACTGTTCACGCGAAATCAAAACGAATCGATAGTGCTTCGCATTCCGTTGGATTTTAATGTGCTCTGGTGTAATATGGAACTGGTGCTAAGCACGGCAAAAATTCCGACCGATGTCGGCCCCGATTCGGGTAAAGGGAAGCGAACCGACAAGCGTGGGAAACGGGCCAGTATCGTGCGGAGTAAAAGCAACCAACCTGCGGATGAGTTAATATGCGACGAGTTGAGTGCGCTGTACGAAAACATAAGCCGCGCGGAAGCGGAATGGGGTGTGACGCAACGGAACAGAATACGCTACGGGAAGAATGTACAGgatgaacagcagcagcagcagctagcCCATGAGATAGGTCATGCGCTCGTGGAAGGATCATGGATCGAATGGTTTAGCAAACGAAATGATCCGCACAGTGAGACGAAAGGCGCAAGAAAGACGACCAACGGGGAGAAAGGAATAGGAGCGAAAGCGTACGATGCGTTGCGGAAACTGGAACAAGAACCACGGTAAGTACGGCACACAGGCCTATCGATCGTTTATAAATCGATCCTCACGCGTGTCCCTTTTTTTAGGCAAACAATAGCATCGCACATTGGCGTAAGCGGTATACGGTCACGCGTGACCGTTTGCGATTACGAACCATTTCTGCGTCAAATCTGCCGTCACGAGCGGGACCGTTCTTCGATGGAACGGCGTGGCAGCCGGTTCTATCACTATCTGCGTAATTTTACCAGCACAAACGGAACAGTGCTGCAACCGATCGACCGATCTACCGCGACGATGATGATAAAACCGGGCGGCGGATTTAGTGTCGATCATTTTGATGCGCTCAGCCATTGCTTCGAGGAGCAACCATCGGTACCGCAGACGACGCAAACCGTAACACTAGATGTAGAAAAATGAGCCAAACCACAGCTAAAGTCATTTGTGGCGTGGGGAAAAAACGGAAGGATAATACAGTACGGTAGTCGAACGCGTAGGATTAGTGATTGATAGTAAGGAAAAAGCACACAGTGTCGGGCGTATGTGTATCGtttagaaattaattttatcataTCAATAGCGATAACATTTACTACAGGCTAGTTCCACTAAAATAGCATGTATATTGCACAAAACTGTCCATGGGAACTAGTGAGGTTTTCGCGCTTTACATACTTCTATACTTAGCTCGCATtatctgtgttttgtttcactctctttctctcttttatttgtttgcggTCGGCAGTGGTGTTTTACATACCACCGACACGAGagttgttacttttttttcccgggtctatgtttttttgtgtgtgttgttgtttgcggCGGTAAAAAGAAATTGTGCGTAAAATGCACCATCGAGGGTACGAGTTTGAATGGAAAGAAGGTAGAtaagcaaaaggaaacgaaaatgaaatagaacaaaaatgaattcacacacgcacgcattgCTCCACATTAAATCGACTTTAAAGGGTTGGAGAGGGGGGAATTGTAAGAGGAGGGGGGAGTACGATCATGTTGTGAATTAAATGCGAGTGTATGGAGcgaaaatgtagaaaataaaatcaaacttagctaaatgtgttaaaacgaaaatatttAGTACacctctttttctctctctctctctctctctctctcgcacaTTGCTCCTTATAAACTCCCTGTTAATTATGAATATTTCCCTTCCATTTAAATAAGAGCGCAACAGCATTTGTTTAGGATTAGAATGTTAGTACATGAGCTACGCATTTGGATGTAGACGTGTTTTACGCGTAgtggattcttttttttcttgaataaACAACGCGCGTACACGCGCTACGTATCTATTTCTCAATACACCTACACATGTCTACGAAACTAGGACATCTATTTACAGGACCACgaaagtgttttctttttctgagCTTAGTTGCCAGCGTCGTCCAGTACGAGAGAAGCTGCATTCCCGCATCATTAGAACGGATTAACCAGCTCCGtctgctgatggtgatgatggcgCTCCGATCGAAGCTGCTTTATCTGCAACCTTTCTCCACCGTTCACGTGGTACGAGATGGTGGTCGTTGTAGTGGTATCGGGCATCATACCGGCGACTacctcaccaccaccaccaccaccgcccacCGCTATTGCACCGCCGCGCAATGGATCGCGACGCTTCCGACTGTCGCGTATCATGTTTTGGCGCGAATGTTTGATGAAGCTCTGAATGGCGGCAAAGATTGGTTTTTGATTCGCTTCCGCTTCCCCTGCACTTTTGCCGAGGTTCAGTGTTTTTGTCAGCAAATCGATGATACCCAAACTGTTGCCGAATACGTACTTAGTATACTCTGTCGGAACGTTTAATAAGACGTTAGAGGGATCGGTACGGTAGAAGCGCAATTGCTGTGTACTTACGTCCATTAATGGCCGATTTACCGCTCCAACTGAACTGGCACAGAACTTCGTAGGTGACGAGCGCCTCCATCATACGCTTAATGTTCCGCTGGAATGGTTGAGAGTTGTGTATTTCCTGGTGTAATCGAATCATCTGCACTCGGAACGGGAAAAGAAAAGGCACAATTTAGTTAGCTGATTAACCGAATACGGAAGCTTTCCCATGGGAAATTTTCCACCTACCATCTGCAGCAGGAACTGCTCATTATCGGTACAGTGATCGTTCAGGTCGAGAAAATCGCTCACGGTTCTGATCGGTAGTTCCGGTATTTCGGGGAATGTATCGAGCAGCTGATTGCTACCACCGTTTGCACTGCTCGCCAGCGTTAGCTGCTGTGCCTGGGTCGGTAGTGTTGGTGGTGTTGGCGGTGTCGGTGACGGTGACGACACCTTTAccgctggtggtggtgaagcTTCCGGCTTGACATGCGCCACCGTCGACGGTTCAGCGAATTGATAGTAATGTGTGTTGGCGGTGCTGCGCGCTTCTTTGGCGAGTGTGCCGACCCGCGATGGGTGCTGATGGGCGATGGGTGACGTAGACGTGTGGAACACGCTAACCGGTTGTACCTGTACCTGCTGGGCAGCGGATGGATTTTGGGCCGGCGCAGTCGTCGAGGCGAGGAAGATCGTTTTCGGTTGAATGGAGGGCGAAGTTGAAGCAGTGGAAACGTGGTGCGGGTGCTGCTGTGATACCACGGTTAGAGAAGCAACCGGAACAACCGTCTCGTTCTCGGTGGACATGGTCGTAAGtacctgttgctgttgttgctgctgctgttgatgctgtaGCTGAGCAGCCTGATTAGCTAGTTCCGCTTCATCTTCAAACTTGCCGATAAACAGCGAAATGATTCTTGTCAATCCGTCCACCTTCGTTTCCACCCGGTTAAGGTTCTGATTGACCAGATGCACCTCGCGCTGCAACGATTTAATCCGTTCCTCTATGATTTGGTACCGTATTTCATTACCATCGGCCGTGCCTGTACCGTCCTGGACAGCAGTTGGATCTTCCTGCTCTTCGGCGATCGTTTCATGATCTTCAGCCGCCGTTTCGACCTCCTCGGTCGTTAGCATCGCGTCCGGTCCCACCTCGGACACGTCCGCGTCCTCCGTTAGCGAAATGTCCGGTTCCAGCTTCATCGCGACGGAACCATCCGGCAGGTCGTAGCTCTTGAAAAACCGCTCACTGTCCCCGGTGGTGTAATCCTCTTCGCCGGTCGCAACGAGCCCGTTCGTACCGGCCGCTAGCAGCGCTGCTGATGCTCCCCGATGCAGATGGACGCGTACACTCGGGGCCATCATCAGGCCCCTACTATCCCCTGGTTGCTGGTCGACGATGCAACCCCGCTCCAATCGTCGGTTGCGATATTTCGAGTGCGTCTTCAGATGCTTCATCAGCCGGTACTGCTCGCGGAAGGCTTTGGCGCAATGTTTGCACTTAAATGGCCGCTCGCCCGTGTGCACCTTCAGATGGTACGACAGTGTGTTGGAGCGTGTGAACAGTTTCCCACAGTACGTGCATTCATAGTTGCGGTCCGTTTCGACCTCGTCGTTCGTCGAACGGGGCGCGTTCAGCTCGGCCGCCATAACGCTCGCTATGTTCGGATCATTTGGAACGGTGTTGGACTCGACGTGATCGTCGTGCTCGGACGTATTCACCACCTCGATCCCTTCCGCACCGTTCATGATTGCGTTGATCGTTTCCTGCAGCAATGGATCATCGTCCGTCTGCATCATGTGCAGCTTGTCCACGCTGGTCGACTCATCCACGACGGATGTTGGACCATGCTCGGGCTCGTGCAACGCTTCCCGCTGTGTTTCATCCtcatcctcctcctcctcttccacttcctcttcctcctcatcCTCCTCCACCTCTTCGTCTTCGTCTGCGACGTCAACCTCGTCCGCTTCCGGGTGGGATAGGCTGCTTCCCGTCGTACTGCTACCGCTGGAGCTGCTCGTGCTGGTGCTGCTATTgctgttactgctgctgctgctactactactactgcaaTGGGCCGTTTCGGTAGCACCCACAGAATCCACAATCATCATCGCGCCCGTCTCGTTATCTTCGTCCGGGTTCGCCGCGTAGCACCGCATCTTATCATCGACGGCGACCGATGGCGTCGTCTGCGTTTCCATATTGTTGTGGTTCGTTGCGCTGGCAAAATCAATAGCAGGCAAATCGTTTTCATCCTTATCAGCTACATCGTACTTATTATTATCGCCATCCTCACCGTCGACGGTGACGGTGCCATTCGCCAGGGTAACGGTGATTCCGCTCATCAGCGGAACCGCCGATACCgactgatggtggtggtgttcgATCGATGCCGAAACATCCTCCACAACCACCATCTCCCCTGCGGTGGCAAGTGCATCGGCCGTACTCATGATGGAACTTTCCATCGCTGTCGATTCGGATGGTACCGTGGTTGCGGTGGTGTACAAATTGGggtttgcgtttctttttaAACCAAGCGTATCCCTACGTATCCGTGTCATCATCCGACGCTTTGCTCCCGGCACTCTATCAACAGGCATTTCGACAGCAACAGCGGACTGCCCTTTGACGCATTGCCATTATCGGAATCCGTACTATAGAACAAAATTGCACCTCTTCGGAAGCTGCCGTTGCACAGAGTTTGTCGTCTTTACCGAAATTACACTAAACTAACCTACGCACTTTAAACGTGTTTTTGGAAATGTACTATTTTGTCCTTAACGCGCACAATCGACACGACGTTGCACAAACAGctatgacgacgacgatgacaaCGACCGTACCAACTAATGGGTTGTCCTTGCGGTCGGTGTAATCGGATGATAgcagtgtgtggtttttttttgcacgtcgCAAAATACGTAACCTGAACTTAGTTAACCGTACTGGGATGGAAGTTGTTGTTTGTGGATTATGCTCAAACTTATTTAGCCCGACTACAATGCTGTTTGCCACTACACATTGATAAGACCATACCTGTGGAATTGTggtaggaaagaaaaacacatctaTTTGCTGCTTACGATACGTTTTTTCTTCGTCACGACCActaaatatgttgtttttttcgtctgtgttgtttttctatgaaaacgataaaaacgaTCAAAGCTGTCAGACGTGTTAAAACTTCACCGATGATTAAGGTTTATGGCGGAGAGGGTTGAGTACTTGAGAGAACTTTTTACAGAGTGATATTTCAAAATGAACGTTATTAATCGAACAATTTCAAACTGACCAAggaggattttattttttctatttccaatACAATTCCTTCTCCAAATCGTGAAAAGACACCTTATACTTGGTGTACAAGATCGTGAGACATATTTGAATttgttatgattatttttttttaaatgaaagcacaaaaataaaagcaacaaatggaATGGAGGTGTTTCGTGCTTTTTTATACTATTGAGTATGTGGATTTAAAAGGCtaattatcataaaaattaaaagagaaGGGTTGAATGCTGACGTACCGAGGCGTTCGTCCTAGCATACTGAAGATCTCGTTTGTACCATATCTCTGTAGCAAGTTATTGACTATTCGACTACATGATTAAATAGATCGGTGAGAAAATCATAACGAATAGAATGACTTATGCCCCAAATCAAAACACAATGCAAAAtccgaaattatttttttctatttccataAGGATGGCCAAGCCGTAAAATCCGGTATTCTATGGTAAGTAAAAATTGCAATGACGTCAAACAATCATCAGTTATCTGTAATGTGAGTGGACGTGTGGTAGGTCTGGAATGATGCACCCACAACACCGATTTGGATCACGTACAATTGTTGTCCATTCCATAATCTACGCACGCGTCCCAGATTACGCTAATCAGATCATTGGTGACGATCTATAAAATTATCAACTCCGTACCGGTAAGTATTCAGTTGCAAAGTTGGCCGCAAACCACTCGCACGTTGGTGTACACGGAAGTCAAACAGAATAGTTAGCGCACGTTTTGTCATCATGCCGGGAGAGCTTATCGAGTACACGCTGGCGGAAGTGGCCCTCCGCAATGGTAAGGCGGGCAATCCGACATGGATTGTGATAAGAGACAGCGTGTACGATGTTACGCAGTACATGGAGGACCATCCCGGTGGTAGTGAGCTGATTGCCGAGTGGGCCGGTAAGGATGGTACGAAGgattttgatgattttggccATTCATCGGATGCGTTGCGATTGCTGAAGACATTGCAAATAGGCGTTTTAGTTGTGGTAAGTAGTAGCGATGAATGAATGAAGGAAATAAATGATCAAGCaaggatattttttaaaaatttctctTTCCAGAGTGATCAAGCAAAGAATCGTAAAAAGAACGTGTCTAGTGATCAACCAAAGATAACAGAAGACTTGACGCAAGAGGAACTCATGAAGAAGAAGCGCAGCAAACGGCGAATGTTTATTCTGTGCGGTTGAACAGTTGAACAGTGTTCAGACACTGATAAGTATTTATAACATGCATGTGATATCTATTCTACCATAGTCGGTAGTACATAAGatgaaattaatgtaaaaGGGAAAGGTAGATAAATAAGTATGAATAGATTTTGTATAAATATAAAGAAACATAATGAAACACAATATAAATCGAAAGTGGGAAGTAACATTCCCAGCTGGTTAGCAAACGTTCGTCTTTAACAGCTTGCAAAACCAAGCTCAACATTACCTGCCTATTCCGATCGATCGTGGAATGCAGGCAACCACCGTAAGGTAAACCAACCGCTGCTAAACAAAGTTTCCTTTCCCGATACCGATAACGTCAGCGAAGTTAACTTCCGTCGTAACACACTTTCCACCAGCCCGGAAGCAGCATGACACTGCTCCCCGGGAAAGGGCCGTGGTTTGATTTCAACACAGTTGTAACGTATCGGGGATATATCGATCGTGGTACGGGTTGTTGAAGGAGTCGAAACTTTTGAGagagatgtgtgtgtgtgtgtgtgtgtgtatggggaACTGGTTGCATTTTTAAGTTCAGTACTTGGTAATGAGATAAATATTAAACCTTGTTAGAAGGAATGCAatgaatgaatatttaaaatagaaaaactcaaaatcaaatttaacatAAACGTTAAAACCCTACATTATCCCTAGGTGCATCTTAAGCTAACATGAGAAATACTTTATTAAACATTATCAATAGATTCTCGCACCTTTTAATCGAATGAAAAATCTCCCTCAAAACGAGCTATCAACGCCTTCAATGTATCGTAAGAAACAATCtgtttaaagtaaaaataaaaaatatatatatacgtACAAGCACAACATGCCACCCTTCACTTAGGCTGCAGGCACTTCAGTAGCTAGTTCTCCGCAGTCAACATTCGCATGAGTGCACCAAATCGCTGTATCCGCTGTTGGATGGCCGCATGCTGCATGAAGGCTTCACACGTCGTCGAACCTCGGCCGATGGTTTCGTACGTTTCGCTCGGAAAAGTTCACCTGACTTCCAACACACACCGGGCCAGCAGGTGAAGTGGCCacataaatcattaaaaaactTTCCTCTCACCGTTTCCATGCCTTTTCtccgtgagtgtgtgtgtttgtgacttttttttattattgttcccTATTCgctccacacatacacaagagTTCAGGCTGCTGCAACACACTGGCCATCCACTTCCCGGGTGGTACATATAGTTGCTGGCGATGCCACACGATGCAACTTGCTGACAGCAAGTACGGTAGTCtaaaaaagttttaacttTACTGTCTTACACGGTTTTGAAAACGAGTGGaacaagtttttatttttgcttcaaccCCCAGGACAAGATCGCTTGTactctccctccctccctctttctctctctctcgctctccctttctctcgaTCAGAAACAGGCTTAAGGGTGTAAAGTCTGTTTTGTAGCGAACGAAGAAGTCTGCATGAATTGTTTAGTTTGTGACGTTTTTGCGGCAAGAACAGAACGGACGGTAACTGGTAAGATCAAACTCCCGGCTAGAGGTAGATTTATCCAAAAAAAGGGCACTAAGGGCCTATAATGGATGAGCCTTTCCAGCTGCAACACCCATGCGGAAGAGGTGGCAAGactgcaaagaaagaaaaaaaaacttgcaaaGAGAAAGAGCAGAGATTTCAACATGAAGTAAATGCAATgcacgagaaagaaaaaaaatccttggtCCATGTCATCATCTTCCCACATTCCTTACCGTGGTAACCGAGGTGACAAGCTGTAGGTGTAAAATAGGAAAGTTTTTAACGAGATTTCGGTCGTGAGAAATGCACCGGTGAAGGCTCTTAGTGTCAAATCAAATAAAGTTCGATAGTTGTTCTGATGTTGCCACGGTGATCAGGTGTAGGCGCTATGATCATCGAGAGTTGGTTTGTTACTTGTTATCGAtcatttttggggggtttaCTTTGTAGTTCTATTAGaagaaataattaatcaaacatttactacaaaaataaaaaataaaataattatttgtaCACAAATCGTCCTATTTGGTAATAAACGTTGGATTTGCATAGCTTCAGGCGTTTATTGAACACAATCCTATAGTCGAAGATACTAACTATAAAAGTGCATATAAATGTccacacacaccgccaaagacgTTCGAAAACGGCGAGTGCATGGACGTCCTCCGTTAAcgtagtccaggactcgtacacGTGGAGGactatcagtgtgcgatatatcgtgcatttcgtgtgttgctggagccttctggatcgcaggagtttgtggagcctgtagtaggcacgatttccctgaataATGCGCCTTCgaatttcgctgctcatgttggaTTTTTTGTATCTATCCCATTCGAAATATTTGATTTGTGACGGTTCGTTGCAGTTATATTGAGGGTGGCTTGCAAGTCCTCTCCGCCAACCTCCTGTATCGTCTACGCATCTTAGCTGTTTAAAATCCCATATGATGAaggacagaagggacatccagcCGCCCCTGACATGGAGAGCAGATGCTGTATGGAGTGCctattagagatgagaataacaactctacTTAGAGAATCAACTCAGAGTAAATGAGTcattattaggagtcagctcgtttaacgacttgTTTTGTAGTCATGAAAAACCCGGCatagtgtaagcatgtagccttggtgagtcgagttccaaaaatagtaaatacgtgagttgaaacaaaaatgtgggagtgagttgaacgaaaatgtgcgacttttattattttttcatttattttatttatttattcatttattcatttatttatttcaaacattatttgactgaaaataaacttatttgaatcaattggcattaaaataaatcaatttttaaaacttttctaaaatgctcaaaaaaaatggtaaggggtaagccttatgaaattttcgagttgaaattttttttttaatttttttctgattttttattccttttttaatttaaagcattatttcagtgaaaagaaacttattgcaacaaattcgtatTCAAATatctcacatttataaattttgctacattgcttaacaatgcggaaaattttacattttctcgaacagggaatggaacttggttcctcgaataacttctaaaatgtagccattggtgccatctatcgaccacaggttaaagattggcgattcgttggataccgaccgagttataggcaaaacttggtgcaaaaatgaggaaaattttacattttctcaaacagggtaaggaacttggttcctcgaataacttctggcacagacatctgagggcatggctgtccaagaagaaaatgtagccattggtgccatctatcgaccacaggttaaagattggcgatccgttggataccgaccgagttataggcaaaatttggtgcaaaaatgaggaaaattttcatttttttttaattttttgatttttttttattatttttcactcttttttttatttcaagcattattagagtgaaaagaaactcattgcaacccattggcattaaaataaaacaatttaattatttttgcaaaatttcccaaaaaaatcgtaaggggtaagccttatgaaattttcgagtggaaaatttttttgaaatttttttctgattttttattctttatttaatttaaagcactatttaagtgaaaagaaacttattgcaacaaattcccatcaaaatatatcacatttaaaatttttgctacattgctcaaaaatgaggaaaattttacattttctcaaacagcgtaaggaacttggttcctcgtataacttctgacacagacatctaagggcatggctgtccaaaaagaaaatgtagccattgacaccatctatcgaccacaggataaagattggcgatccgttggataccgaccgagttataggcaaaacttggtgcaaaaatgaggaaaattttacattttctcaaacagggtaaggaacttggttcctcgtataacttctgacacagacatctaagggcatggctgtccaagaagaaaatgtagccattggtgccatctatcgaccacaggttaaagattggcaattcgttggataccgaccgagttataggcaaaatttggtgcaaaaatgagaaaaaaattcttttttgtttaattttttgatttttttattattttttactctttttttatttcaagcattattagagtgaaacgaaactcattgcaacccattggcatcaaaataaaacaatttaattttttttgcaaaatttcccaaaaaaatcgtaatgaaattttcgagtggaaaatttttttgaaatttttttctgattttttattctttttttaatttaaagcactatttaagtgaaaagaaacttattgcaacaaattcccatcaaaatatatcacatttaaaatttttgctacatggctcaaaaatgaggaaaattttacattttctcaaacagggtaaggaacttggttcctcgaataacttctggcacagacatctaagggcatggctgtccaagaagaaaatgtagccattggtgccatctatcgaccacaggttaaatattggcgatccgttggataccgaccgagttataggcaaaacttggtgcaaaaatgaagaaaattttacattttctcaaacagggtaaggaacttggttgctcaaataacttctggcacagacatctgagggcatggccgtccaagaagaaaatgtagccattggtgccatctatcgaccacaggttaaagtttggcgatccgttggataccgaccgagttataggcaaaacttggtgcaaaaatgaggaaaattttc
The DNA window shown above is from Anopheles funestus chromosome 3RL, idAnoFuneDA-416_04, whole genome shotgun sequence and carries:
- the LOC125771437 gene encoding zinc finger protein 236-like: MPVDRVPGAKRRMMTRIRRDTLGLKRNANPNLYTTATTVPSESTAMESSIMSTADALATAGEMVVVEDVSASIEHHHHQSVSAVPLMSGITVTLANGTVTVDGEDGDNNKYDVADKDENDLPAIDFASATNHNNMETQTTPSVAVDDKMRCYAANPDEDNETGAMMIVDSVGATETAHCSSSSSSSSSNSNSSTSTSSSSGSSTTGSSLSHPEADEVDVADEDEEVEEDEEEEEVEEEEEDEDETQREALHEPEHGPTSVVDESTSVDKLHMMQTDDDPLLQETINAIMNGAEGIEVVNTSEHDDHVESNTVPNDPNIASVMAAELNAPRSTNDEVETDRNYECTYCGKLFTRSNTLSYHLKVHTGERPFKCKHCAKAFREQYRLMKHLKTHSKYRNRRLERGCIVDQQPGDSRGLMMAPSVRVHLHRGASAALLAAGTNGLVATGEEDYTTGDSERFFKSYDLPDGSVAMKLEPDISLTEDADVSEVGPDAMLTTEEVETAAEDHETIAEEQEDPTAVQDGTGTADGNEIRYQIIEERIKSLQREVHLVNQNLNRVETKVDGLTRIISLFIGKFEDEAELANQAAQLQHQQQQQQQQQVLTTMSTENETVVPVASLTVVSQQHPHHVSTASTSPSIQPKTIFLASTTAPAQNPSAAQQVQVQPVSVFHTSTSPIAHQHPSRVGTLAKEARSTANTHYYQFAEPSTVAHVKPEASPPPAVKVSSPSPTPPTPPTLPTQAQQLTLASSANGGSNQLLDTFPEIPELPIRTVSDFLDLNDHCTDNEQFLLQMMIRLHQEIHNSQPFQRNIKRMMEALVTYEVLCQFSWSGKSAINGQYTKYVFGNSLGIIDLLTKTLNLGKSAGEAEANQKPIFAAIQSFIKHSRQNMIRDSRKRRDPLRGGAIAVGGGGGGGEVVAGMMPDTTTTTTISYHVNGGERLQIKQLRSERHHHHQQTELVNPF
- the LOC125771497 gene encoding cytochrome b5-like; protein product: MPGELIEYTLAEVALRNGKAGNPTWIVIRDSVYDVTQYMEDHPGGSELIAEWAGKDGTKDFDDFGHSSDALRLLKTLQIGVLVVSDQAKNRKKNVSSDQPKITEDLTQEELMKKKRSKRRMFILCG